A stretch of Cicer arietinum cultivar CDC Frontier isolate Library 1 chromosome 5, Cicar.CDCFrontier_v2.0, whole genome shotgun sequence DNA encodes these proteins:
- the LOC101503301 gene encoding uncharacterized acetyltransferase At3g50280-like: MHEVPIDGEMPQKGVLFITPSLPISDLTMLCWHYIQKGVLFITPSLPSQTVLIPHLITSLSKTLSIFPPLSGRFVTDSNGYIYITCNDAGADFIHATATHFTLTDLLSSPDIHQAFEQFFPFHRKLNYDAHFSPILAVQVTYLPDGVFIGVAVCHAVTDGSILWNFFNTFADISQGVTPLSRIPDFRRESILNSKVAVQLPEGGIELAFNPDEPLRERIFSFSREAIQKLKSRVNHHRTSPENADVAELISKLSDDTQLKTVTRNGSEMEDVSSFQSLCAMMWQCVTRARKLDGSETTTFRMAANIRNRLEPKLGEYYFGNAIQSIATCCKVYEVLNNDLTWCAEQLNKSVREYDSVVVRRVVENWEREPKCFKLGSKDGALLLMGSSHRFPMYDNDFGWGRPLAVRSGGANKFDGKISVYPGRKGGGSIDLEVALAPETMALLVTDSEFMPYAT, translated from the coding sequence ATGCATGAAGTTCCAATTGATGGTGAAATGCCACAAAAAGGTGTTCTCTTCATAACTCCATCTCTCCCTATCTCAGATCTAACCATGCTCTGCTGGCATTACATCCAAAAAGGTGTTCTCTTCATAACTCCATCTCTCCCTTCTCAAACAGTACTCATTCCCCACCTTATTACTTCTCTCTCTAAAACACTCTCTATCTTCCCACCCCTCTCTGGCCGTTTCGTAACCGACTCAAACGGTTACATTTACATCACTTGCAACGACGCTGGTGCTGATTTCATCCACGCCACCGCCACTCATTTCACTCTCACCGACCTTTTGTCATCACCTGATATCCATCAAGCTTTCGAACAATTCTTCCCATTCCACCGTAAACTCAACTACGATGCTCATTTCTCACCTATCTTAGCCGTTCAAGTCACTTACCTTCCCGACGGAGTATTCATCGGCGTCGCTGTCTGCCACGCTGTCACCGACGGCTCCATCCTTTGGAACTTCTTCAATACCTTCGCTGATATTTCCCAGGGAGTCACGCCACTTTCGAGAATCCCGGACTTCCGCCGGGAATCAATCCTTAACTCCAAGGTTGCTGTCCAGTTACCGGAAGGTGGCATCGAGTTGGCGTTCAACCCTGACGAGCCATTGCGAGAGAGGATTTTCAGTTTCTCTCGCGAAGCAATTCAGAAACTGAAATCGAGAGTAAACCACCACCGTACTTCGCCGGAGAATGCTGACGTGGCAGAGCTAATATCAAAACTGAGCGACGACACTCAACTGAAAACAGTTACGAGAAACGGAAGCGAAATGGAAGATGTTTCGTCGTTTCAGTCGCTATGCGCGATGATGTGGCAATGTGTGACACGCGCTAGAAAACTTGATGGTTCTGAAACGACGACGTTTAGAATGGCTGCGAATATTCGTAACCGTTTGGAGCCGAAGTTAGGTGAGTACTACTTCGGGAACGCGATTCAGAGCATTGCCACGTGTTGCAAAGTTTATGAGGTGTTGAACAATGATCTTACGTGGTGTGCTGAGCAACTGAATAAAAGTGTGAGGGAGTACGATAGCGTTGTGGTGAGGCGTGTCGTAGAGAATTGGGAGCGTGAGCCGAAGTGTTTCAAGCTGGGGAGCAAAGATGGTGCGTTGCTGCTGATGGGTAGTTCGCATAGATTCCCTATGTATGACAATGATTTTGGATGGGGAAGGCCGTTGGCGGTGAGGAGCGGTGGAGCTAACAAGTTTGATGGTAAGATATCGGTCTATCCGGGGAGGAAAGGAGGCGGCAGTATCGACTTAGAGGTGGCTTTGGCGCCTGAAACGATGGCGCTGCTTGTCACTGATTCCGAGTTCATGCCTTACGCCACTTGA